Proteins from a genomic interval of Cottoperca gobio chromosome 8, fCotGob3.1, whole genome shotgun sequence:
- the ubfd1 gene encoding ubiquitin domain-containing protein UBFD1 isoform X1: MLSHVSERLNTTFVAVCFLNNTTHPALCTLFASTYNRLYTIIMATQDGSEEVIMETEAKPKEAEALGEDADKGETESKSHTAAEDTTTQDSSISNGDDADDELEKVDLKIIWNKNKYDLKIPVDNTGAQLKERIHSLTGLPPAMQKVMYKGLLPEDKTLREIKITNGAKIMVVGSTMNDVLAVNTPKEVIQQEVKAEEDKKEPLCRQKQHRKVLDKGKPDDIMASIKGTKERLPTVPLSGMFNKSGGKVRLTFKLEQDQLWIGTKERTEKVPMGSIKNVVSETIEGHEDYYMIAFQLGPTEASQYWVYWVPAQFVDAIKDTVLGKWQYF, translated from the exons ATGTTGTCACACGTCAGTGAGCGCTTGAACACGACTTTCGTTGCAGTTTGCTTCCTGAATAACACAACTCATCCTGCTCTCTGTACTCTCTTTGCCTCAACCTACAACAGATTGTACACAATCATCATGGCGACCCAGGATG gAAGTGAAGAAGTCATAATGGAAACTGAGGCGAAGCCTAAAGAAGCCGAAGCCCTCGGTGAGGATGCTGACAAAGGTGAAACAGAATCTAAATCTCACACAGCTGCAGAAGACACCACAACTCAGGACTCTAGTATTAGCAATGGGGACGACGCAGACGACGAGCTGGAGAAGGTGGACTTGAAGATCATCTGGAACAAGAATAAATATGATCTGAAAATCCCTGTTGATAACACCGGAGCCCAACTAAAAGAGAGGATCCACTCTCTCACTG GTCTTCCACCTGCAATGCAGAAAGTGATGTACAAAGGATTACTTCCAGAGGACAAGACGCTACGTGAAATAAAGATCACAAATGGTGCAAAGATAATGGTGGTAGGGTCTACAATGAATGATGTATTAGCTGTGAATACTCCCAAAGAGGTAATTCAGCAGGAAGTTAAAGCTGAAGAGGACAAGAAAGAGCCTTTATGCAGGCAAAAG CAACACAGGAAAGTGTTGGACAAAGGTAAACCAGATGACATCATGGCATCTATCAAAGGAACAAAG GAACGATTACCAACAGTGCCTTTATCTGGAATGTTTAACAAGTCCGGAGGAAAAGTTAGACTCACATTCAAACTGGAGCAGGACCAGCTGTGGATCGGAACAAAGG AGAGAACGGAGAAGGTCCCGATGGGCTCCATTAAAAACGTAGTGTCTGAAACCATCGAAGGCCATGAGGACTATTACATGATC GCTTTTCAGTTGGGTCCAACAGAAGCGTCTCAATACTGGGTCTACTGGGTGCCTGCACAGTTTGTCGATGCAATCAAAGACACAGTCCTTGGAAAATGGCAGTATTTCTAA
- the ubfd1 gene encoding ubiquitin domain-containing protein UBFD1 isoform X2: MATQDGSEEVIMETEAKPKEAEALGEDADKGETESKSHTAAEDTTTQDSSISNGDDADDELEKVDLKIIWNKNKYDLKIPVDNTGAQLKERIHSLTGLPPAMQKVMYKGLLPEDKTLREIKITNGAKIMVVGSTMNDVLAVNTPKEVIQQEVKAEEDKKEPLCRQKQHRKVLDKGKPDDIMASIKGTKERLPTVPLSGMFNKSGGKVRLTFKLEQDQLWIGTKERTEKVPMGSIKNVVSETIEGHEDYYMIAFQLGPTEASQYWVYWVPAQFVDAIKDTVLGKWQYF; this comes from the exons ATGGCGACCCAGGATG gAAGTGAAGAAGTCATAATGGAAACTGAGGCGAAGCCTAAAGAAGCCGAAGCCCTCGGTGAGGATGCTGACAAAGGTGAAACAGAATCTAAATCTCACACAGCTGCAGAAGACACCACAACTCAGGACTCTAGTATTAGCAATGGGGACGACGCAGACGACGAGCTGGAGAAGGTGGACTTGAAGATCATCTGGAACAAGAATAAATATGATCTGAAAATCCCTGTTGATAACACCGGAGCCCAACTAAAAGAGAGGATCCACTCTCTCACTG GTCTTCCACCTGCAATGCAGAAAGTGATGTACAAAGGATTACTTCCAGAGGACAAGACGCTACGTGAAATAAAGATCACAAATGGTGCAAAGATAATGGTGGTAGGGTCTACAATGAATGATGTATTAGCTGTGAATACTCCCAAAGAGGTAATTCAGCAGGAAGTTAAAGCTGAAGAGGACAAGAAAGAGCCTTTATGCAGGCAAAAG CAACACAGGAAAGTGTTGGACAAAGGTAAACCAGATGACATCATGGCATCTATCAAAGGAACAAAG GAACGATTACCAACAGTGCCTTTATCTGGAATGTTTAACAAGTCCGGAGGAAAAGTTAGACTCACATTCAAACTGGAGCAGGACCAGCTGTGGATCGGAACAAAGG AGAGAACGGAGAAGGTCCCGATGGGCTCCATTAAAAACGTAGTGTCTGAAACCATCGAAGGCCATGAGGACTATTACATGATC GCTTTTCAGTTGGGTCCAACAGAAGCGTCTCAATACTGGGTCTACTGGGTGCCTGCACAGTTTGTCGATGCAATCAAAGACACAGTCCTTGGAAAATGGCAGTATTTCTAA
- the ubfd1 gene encoding ubiquitin domain-containing protein UBFD1 isoform X3, whose translation METEAKPKEAEALGEDADKGETESKSHTAAEDTTTQDSSISNGDDADDELEKVDLKIIWNKNKYDLKIPVDNTGAQLKERIHSLTGLPPAMQKVMYKGLLPEDKTLREIKITNGAKIMVVGSTMNDVLAVNTPKEVIQQEVKAEEDKKEPLCRQKQHRKVLDKGKPDDIMASIKGTKERLPTVPLSGMFNKSGGKVRLTFKLEQDQLWIGTKERTEKVPMGSIKNVVSETIEGHEDYYMIAFQLGPTEASQYWVYWVPAQFVDAIKDTVLGKWQYF comes from the exons ATGGAAACTGAGGCGAAGCCTAAAGAAGCCGAAGCCCTCGGTGAGGATGCTGACAAAGGTGAAACAGAATCTAAATCTCACACAGCTGCAGAAGACACCACAACTCAGGACTCTAGTATTAGCAATGGGGACGACGCAGACGACGAGCTGGAGAAGGTGGACTTGAAGATCATCTGGAACAAGAATAAATATGATCTGAAAATCCCTGTTGATAACACCGGAGCCCAACTAAAAGAGAGGATCCACTCTCTCACTG GTCTTCCACCTGCAATGCAGAAAGTGATGTACAAAGGATTACTTCCAGAGGACAAGACGCTACGTGAAATAAAGATCACAAATGGTGCAAAGATAATGGTGGTAGGGTCTACAATGAATGATGTATTAGCTGTGAATACTCCCAAAGAGGTAATTCAGCAGGAAGTTAAAGCTGAAGAGGACAAGAAAGAGCCTTTATGCAGGCAAAAG CAACACAGGAAAGTGTTGGACAAAGGTAAACCAGATGACATCATGGCATCTATCAAAGGAACAAAG GAACGATTACCAACAGTGCCTTTATCTGGAATGTTTAACAAGTCCGGAGGAAAAGTTAGACTCACATTCAAACTGGAGCAGGACCAGCTGTGGATCGGAACAAAGG AGAGAACGGAGAAGGTCCCGATGGGCTCCATTAAAAACGTAGTGTCTGAAACCATCGAAGGCCATGAGGACTATTACATGATC GCTTTTCAGTTGGGTCCAACAGAAGCGTCTCAATACTGGGTCTACTGGGTGCCTGCACAGTTTGTCGATGCAATCAAAGACACAGTCCTTGGAAAATGGCAGTATTTCTAA